In Daphnia magna isolate NIES linkage group LG5, ASM2063170v1.1, whole genome shotgun sequence, a single genomic region encodes these proteins:
- the LOC116922754 gene encoding NFX1-type zinc finger-containing protein 1 isoform X1: MTHCLLTDMYQIVWSGYTAVILCVQTTKTSVGDTAPCKMVWKTSSPKKKAKKRKEKVEKETKLKSTDAVHGPNVSLRQLYNERDKLAPTEMFSRLQKMSACVEEFHPTDMEFIWLILGCLCNRLGDIDLKRMAKMIENKKLYHQFGLCCTNISRLDIDNSGKKLRLEDLFRALCKTTSLYLTVASNVAVAIRPNFFIDLYNTTQGQSMQDLQLHPRIIERLRLIQSMLTGDEMQDDSGIENQDTSCEVTTLASEFSVESLLGEPPDDITDWNIVPSQHDIFWQEQVFLRPNLLRRAYPDLETYRDVQFRLLMEDFMQPLRLGMAKVSSGQIGPRGVQEVRIYNNVTFKRSGLVQDRHLVPERETSWRFYKVSFERLPRVNWITSRRLIHGSLVCLWDGTKEVIVASVANSHPQELASGQVTLALESPDLPINLTEKVYVMLESVVFFEPYRAVLKVLQNFTYDSFPMLDYFLGFEKGQMIPSYLADSPVYILRDNKDSPLRIQTLNLDLATWPSAENLGLDKRQRDALQQALTNRVALIQGPPGTGKTFLALRILRSLLENQNFWQGKKGEIGNLSFKLQLTSEMDWRLRNKIFWKRHGENWQDSRTPVVVICYTNHALDQFLEGILGTTNKIVRIGSQSKSSILEPYSLHQVKSRVMQIQQHGPYSDSNYLYYFYRMKEIRAKMEVQIDVIQCKMSQTQFEILQVAELKRKGVISAEISEVFEHANRRQCKQKRKDNILKWWLGWSNHRQLLKVLREMRMNYRNRSQVAKAVTAMKEESAFEFLPEDIEMPDRIDNDMNEDIVDDEDYPEELRLAREEISSVVLPNPVSDNVDDGEYVPWCQSEEGHEDMEDKIFSNFAQNQMERMQYIRDLLLAMQYETYEPEDFSADEIMTLPLSKRWMLFAQWKRSYQDIVNNDLRDSEIDYEKKIKEYNELKGEALAALCRTADVVGMTTTGAAKNRALLESLKAKIVIVEEAAEVLESHIICSLTADCQHLIMIGDHQQLRPSVNVHQLATKYHLNVSLFERLIMGGMKAVRLGVQHRMRPEIARLIVPAVYAQLENHSSVYGHPHIPGMQNDVFFYHHNHPEKEEGSSFYNLNEVAMALRLALYLMRDKQVSGKRITILATYTAQLHQLLNARKNYKSSALADVRMTVVDNFQGEENDVIILSLVRNNTRNSVGFLRIDNRVCVALSRARNGLYILGNIRMLAMASPLWAHMENVLLEHGEIGEAIPLQCRYHTQTIHKVNRPEDFPVGSFCSEICAVELPCGHGCRLTCHADGPHTRSCLEKVEKKLNCGHSQSIACSTNILEVACHERVPVIMKPCMHEHYVMCSKKTTSVSGFPCPVLVQKLLPCGHSQQIPCSMPPDDSLCKTEIEHRFMCSHTAKIPCYQSKIHPFLLEFSCKEMVCKKLLCGHSKWMKCSDDPSGYDCGITDERKLDCGHVSEFVCPGKPIVIPCQATVNRRMPCGHKQKGICSKPIERCLQEIVRSLPCGHSIKTVCWNTTPPCTTVVEKMLLCGHMHPVRCSEGIGSIVCNQETEVLHPLCSHVQVVPCSIAKNKFQLCQWKCKAEPLKMLHCGHEIRLPCAQQIDKSITCTALINYTLPCHHMVTIRCREQEIKARDKCKIKCGTPVDCGHYCSLPCHARRTAHACNETVSRQLRCGHTKDMPCFREPSKEICFAPISLKRACGHVLNVVCGEASSLEENICGELIEKRLPCNHLARVACSISAETVFCNARIEQVLGCRHTVPTKCGVPLKKRLALTCNVEEVKELPCGHMYHLKCGSKESNKQLSSLFCRIEVEKVIPKCGHKVKIECGKKLSRNDCTSMCEKKLHCGHRCRLLCREQCATNSCQQEVELEGVPMPCGHGLRGECRLRYADQAVLDAKKLEVGNCTFPCKAKLACGHRCTANCNECRINQFHSACVQRCKKILICGHKCEAQCGKACPPCKKACDYQCSHQKCMEQCSNECVSCMKKCEWECPHEVCDHPCYEFCKRAPCDKPCKKTFRCGHTCNGLCGEICPPKCPSCAYVKIPNYNPKARYIYLECAHYVEVEEMDEWINGNGESEDTVCNIRCPSCPQCRRAIRDCFRYGDKIKEFYVDLISIKWEVAKDDKEVFSYIEKIRKSLTKLKTTEVEFEAQLNSVLIQGVCLRSLSRDQRWDLLYRMQITYLLCYLVKDAKKKYSMDSIEQNKKKDVFVLSDTAVEYVKTRASIGFKYMEKYANSGQGYYLELLSAWKRFDLHRQFFVVDTLSATVPASVRVDQRQLDKASHLLNGNQWTSIEENYLLEWLDRKSKFFSVNLASSVNKTLIQRLNMSSELWMKCTIPSCEAVFCRSRHPQCPECLDQSLA; this comes from the exons ATGACTCACTGTTTGCTCACTGATATGTACCAAATAGTATGGAGTGGTTATACtgctgttatattatgtgttcAGACTACAAAAACATCAGTTGGAGATACGGCGCCCTGCAAAATGGTTTGGAAAACGAGCTCACCGAAGAAGAAAGCTaagaagagaaaggaaaaagttgaaaaggaaaccAAACTGAAATCTACGGATGCCGTTCATGGACCGAACGTTTCCCTACGTCAACTGTATAACGAACGAGACAAGTTGGCACCGACCGAAATGTTTTCTCGGCTTCAAAAGATGTCGGCTTGCGTAGAAGAGTTTCACCCAACTGACATGGAATTCATCTGGTTGATCCTGGGATGCCTATGTAATAGGCTTGGCGATATAGATTTGAAGAGGATGGCCAAAAtgatcgaaaacaaaaaattgtaccacCAATTTGGTTTGTGTTGTACTAATATTTCAAGACTTGACATTGACAACTCTGGTAAAAAGCTTAGGCTGGAAGATTTGTTCAGAGCACTTTGCAAAACAACAAGCCTCTACCTTACTGTTGCGTCCAATGTGGCTGTTGCAATCCgcccaaatttttttattgacctTTATAACACAACACAGGGCCAATCCATGCAGGATCTTCAGTTACACCCAAGAATTATTGAACGTCTTCGTCTGATTCAGAGTATGCTAACCGGGGACGAGATGCAAGATGACTCGGGAATAGAGAATCAAGATACGTCCTGCGAAGTAACAACTTTAGCTTCTGAATTTTCAGTGGAGTCCTTACTTGGTGAACCACCAGACGACATCACCGACTGGAACATTGTACCAAGTCAACACGATATATTCTGGCAGGAACAAGTCTTTCTTAGGCCCAACTTACTTCGCCGAGCTTATCCTGATCTTGAAACTTATCGAGACGTCCAATTTCGTCTCCTGATGGAAGACTTCATGCAACCGCTTCGACTAGGCATGGCCAAAGTGTCATCTGGACAGATTGGGCCGCGGGGTGTCCAAGAAGTGAGGATTTACAACAACGTAACCTTCAAACGGAGCGGCCTGGTCCAGGACAGACATCTTGTTCCAGAACGCGAAACATCTTGGCGGTTTTACAAAGTTAGTTTTGAGAGATTGCCACGAGTAAATTGGATCACGAGTCGGCGTCTTATTCACGGATCGCTTGTTTGTCTGTGGGACGGCACGAAAGAAGTCATCGTAGCCAGCGTTGCAAACAG CCACCCACAAGAACTGGCCAGTGGCCAGGTCACATTGGCTCTCGAATCGCCAGACCTTCCAATTAATTTAACAGAAAAG GTGTACGTGATGCTCGAATCGGTAGTATTCTTCGAACCTTACCGGGCTGTGCTTAAAGTCCTGCAGAATTTCACGTACGATTCTTTCCCGATGTTGGATTACTTTCTCGGCTTCGAAAAGGGTCAAATGATCCCATCGTATCTTGCAGACTCACCAGTTTACATCCTTAGGGATAACAAAGACTCCCCTCTGAGAATTCAAACCTTAAACTTGGACTTGGCAACCTGGCCAAGTGCTGAAAATTTGGGTCTGGATAAGAGACAGCGCGATGCCTTGCAGCAAGCCCTTACAAACCGAGTGGCACTTATTCAAGGACCACCTGGCACAGGAAAAACATTCTTAGCTCTGCGGATACTGCGTTCATTGCttgaaaaccaaaatttcTGGCAAGGAAAGAAGGGAGAAATAGGAAATTTATCGTTCAAGTTGCAGCTGACCTCAGAAATGGATTGGCgtttaagaaacaaaattttctggAAGAGACACGGTGAGAACTGGCAAGACAGCCGAACGCCCGTCGTCGTTATATGCTATACG AATCACGCTTTGGATCAGTTTTTGGAAGGGATACTTGGCACAACTAATAAAATCGTCCGCATTGGAAGCCAGTCGAAGTCATCGATCCTGGAACCTTATAGTTTGCATCAAGTTAAATCCAGAGTCATGCAAATTCAGCAACATGGGCCATACTCCGATTCAAATTACCTTTATTACTTTTACCGAATGAAAGAG ATACGAGCCAAAATGGAAGTGCAAATTGATGTGATTCAATGTAAAATGAGCCAAACGCAATTCGAGATTCTCCAAGTTGCTGAATTGAAACGTAAAGGTGTCATTAGCGCTGAAATATCCGAGGTGTTTGAACACGCGAACCGACGCcaatgtaaacaaaaacgTAAAGACAACATCCTCAAGTGGTGGCTTGGCTGGTCAAACCATCGTCAGCTGCTTAAAGTACTGCGCGAAATGCGAATGAATTATCGCAATAGAAGCCAAGTGGCGAAAGCAGTTACAGCCATGAAAGAGGAAAGCGCCTTTGAATTTCTACCCGAAGATATTGAAATGCCTGACCGTATTGACAATGATATGAACGAAGACATTGTCGACGATGAAGACTACCCAGAGGAGTTACGTTTGGCCAGGGAAGAAATCAGCTCTGTAGTATTGCCCAATCCGGTTAGTGATAACGTTGATGATGGCGAATATGTCCCGTGGTGTCAATCCGAAGAAGGCCATGAAGATATGGAGGATAAAATATTCTCAAATTTTGCCCAAAATCAAATGGAGAGAATGCAGTACATTCGTGACTTGCTTTTAGCGATGCAGTACGAGACTTACGAGCCGGAAGATTTCTCGGCCGATGAAATCATGACTTTGCCATTAAGCAAACGCTGGATGCTGTTTGCGCAGTGGAAGCGCAGTTACCAGGACATCGTAAATAATGATTTACGTGACAGTGAAATAGactacgaaaaaaaaatcaaggaaTATAATGAACTCAAGGGTGAGGCACTTGCAGCTCTTTGTCGTACTGCAGACGTTGTTGGTATGACCACCACGGGAGCAGCTAAGAACCGGGCACTACTCGAATCGCTTAAAGCGAAAATAG TTATCGTGGAAGAAGCCGCTGAAGTTCTCGAGTCGCACATTATATGTTCATTAACGGCTGATTGCCAACACTTGATTATGATTG GGGATCACCAGCAGCTGCGACCGTCCGTGAACGTACACCAGCTGGCAACGAAATATCATTTGAACGTATCACTGTTTGAACGTCTCATCATGGGTGGCATGAAGGCAGTTAGGCTCGGTGTTCAGCATCGAATGCGACCTGAAATAGCACGGTTGATCGTCCCAGCTGTCTACGCGCAATTAGAAAATCACAGCAGTGTCTATGGCCATCCCCACATTCCAGGAATGCAAAACGAC GTATTTTTTTATCATCACAATCATCCGGAGAAGGAAGAAGGCAGCAGTTTTTACAATCTGAATGAAGTTGCAATGGCCCTTCGTTTAGCCCTGTATTTGATGCGAGATAAACAAGTTTCTGGCAAGCGAATCACGATCTTGGCCACCTACACCGCGCAGCTACATCAGCTCTTGAACGCTcgaaaaaattacaaatcGAGCGCGTTAGCTGACGTTCGGATGACGGTGGTTGACAATTTCCAGGGGGAAGAGAACGACGTCATCATTTTGTCCTTGGTGCGAAACAACACACGCAACTCGGTTGGCTTCCTGCGCATCGACAATCGCGTCTGCGTGGCGCTGTCCCGTGCCCGCAACGGACTTTACATTTTGGGTAACATCCGTATGCTGGCCATGGCAAGTCCACTTTGGGCTCAtatggaaaatgttttattggaACACGGAGAGATTGGCGAAGCGATTCCTCTTCAGTGCCGCTACCACACCCAAACCATTCATAAA GTAAATCGTCCGGAAGATTTTCCCGTTGGATCATTTTGTAGCGAAATTTGTGCAGTTGAGTTGCCGTGTGGCCATGGATGTAGACTTACGTGTCATGCGGACGGACCCCATACGCGAAGTTGTCTCGAAAAGGTTGAGAAAAAACTGAATTGTGGTCACAGTCAATCTATTGCCTGCTCGACAAATATCCTCGAAGTGGCATGTCACGAGCGTGTACCGGTAATCATGAAACCGTGCATGCATGAACACTACGTCATGTGCTCGAAGAAAACAACCTCAGTTTCAGGATTTCCCTGTCCCGTCTTAGTACAAAAATTACTTCCGTGTGGACACAGCCAGCAGATTCCTTGTTCTATGCCACCGGACGATTCACTTTGCAAGACGGAAATCGAGCACAGATTTATGTGTTCCCACACTGCAAAGATACCTTGTTATCAATCAAAAATTCATCCTTTTCTGCTGGAATTTTCTTGCAAAGAAATGGTATGCAAGAAATTGCTCTGTGGTCATTCGAAATGGATGAAATGTTCTGACGATCCATCAGGATATGATTGTGGCATAACAGATGAGAGAAAGCTAGACTGCGGCCACGTTTCGGAGTTCGTCTGTCCTGGAAAACCAATAGTTATCCCTTGCCAGGCTACGGTCAACCGTCGAATGCCTTGTGGACATAAACAAAAGGGTATATGTTCCAAACCCATTGAACGATGTCTTCAGGAAATAGTTCGGTCTCTTCCATGCGGCCATAGCATCAAAACCGTGTGCTGGAACACGACTCCACCTTGCACAACCGTTGTAGAGAAGATGTTGCTGTGTGGTCACATGCATCCTGTCCGGTGCAGTGAGGGGATTGGTTCAATTGTTTGCAACCAAGAAACCGAAGTACTCCATCCACTCTGCTCGCACGTGCAAGTGGTTCCATGCTCAATCGCGAAAAATAAGTTTCAATTGTGCCAATGGAAATGTAAAGCCGAACCGTTAAAGATGCTGCATTGTGGACACGAAATTCGTCTTCCATGTGCACAACAGATTGACAAGAGCATCACTTGCACAGCCCTGATTAATTACACATTACCATGCCATCACATGGTCACCATTCGTTGCAGGGAACAGGAGATAAAAGCAAGAGATaaatgtaaaatcaaatgTGGAACACCCGTTGATTGTGGACATTATTGTTCATTACCTTGCCATGCCCGTAGAACTGCGCATGCTTGTAATGAAACGGTTTCAAGACAGTTGAGATGTGGTCATACTAAG GACATGCCGTGTTTCCGTGAGCCAAGCAAAGAAATATGCTTTGCACCCATATCGTTAAAACGTGCTTGTGGTCACGTTTTGAACGTCGTTTGTGGGGAAGCATCTTCTTTGGAAGAAAACATATGTGGCGAGCTTATTGAGAAACGGTTACCGTGTAATCACCTGGCCCGTGTTGCGTGCTCTATTTCTGCTGAAACAGTCTTCTGCAATGCTCGAATCGAGCAGGTACTAGGATGTCGACACACTGTTCCTACGAAATGTGGTGTCCCATTGAAGAAGAGACTCGCATTGACTTGTAATGTCGAGGAGGTAAAAGAATTGCCTTGTGGCCACATGTATCACTTAAAATGTGGGTCCAAAGAGAGCAACAAACAATTGAGCAGTCTCTTCTGTCG GATTGAGGTGGAGAAGGTGATTCCAAAATGCGGGCACAAAGTGAAAATCGAGTGTGGGAAAAAGCTGTCCAGGAATGACTGTACTTCCATGTGTGAGAAAAAACTACACTGTGGACATCGCTGCAGGCTCCTTTGTCGAGAGCAATGCGCCACAAACTCTTGCCAACAAGAAGTCGAACTCGAAGGAGTTCCTATGCCGTGCGGTCATGGTTTGCGCGGAGAATGCCGTCTTCGTTACGCAG ATCAAGCTGTTCTTGACGCTAAGAAGTTAGAGGTGGGTAATTGTACCTTTCCATGCAAGGCAAAATTGGCTTGTGGTCATCGCTGCACCGCAAATTGCAACGAATGCCGAATAAACCAGTTCCATTCCGCCTGCGTCCAGCGCTGCAAAAAGATCCTGATTTGTGGTCATAA ATGCGAAGCCCAGTGCGGGAAAGCTTGTCCCCCATGCAAAAAAGCTTGTGACTATCAATGCTCTCATCAAAAGTGCATGGAACAGTGCAGTAATGAGTGTGTTTCTTGCATG AAAAAGTGTGAATGGGAGTGTCCTCATGAAGTTTGTGACCACCCGTGTTATGAGTTTTGTAAACGAGCTCCGTGTGACAAACCGTGCAAGAAAACGTTTCGTTGCGGACATACTTGTAATGGTCTTTGCGGTGAAATTTGCCCGCCCAAATGCCCATCTTGTGCCTACGTTAAAATACCTAACTACAACCCCAAAGCAAG gTATATCTATCTTGAATGCGCCCACTATGTCGAAGTAGAAGAAATGGACGAATGGATAAACGGAAACGGGGAAAGTGAAGACACCGTGTGCAATATTCGATGCCCATCATGTCCGCAGTGTAGACGCGCCATTCGAGACTGTTTCCGTTACGGTGACAAAATTAAAGAGTTCTACGTAGATTTGATCAGCATCAAGTGGGAGGTTGCCAAGGACGATAAAGAAGTTTTTTCATACATCGAAAAGATCCGTAAATCTTTGACCAAACTGAAGACAACTGAAGTTGAATTTGAAGCACAACTGAATTCAGTCCTTATTCAGGGCGTATGTCTTCGCAGTCTTAGTAGAGATCAACGTTGGGATTTACTGTATCGTATGCAAATCACCTATCTTTTGTGTTACCTCGTAAAAGACGCGAAGAAGAAATATTCCATGGATTCCATTGAGCAGAATAAGAAGAAGGACGTCTTTGTATTGAGCGATACAGCAGTGGAATACGTCAAGACCCGGGCATCAATTGGATTTAAGTACATGGAGAAATACGCAAACTCTGGCCAGGGATACTATCTCGAGTTGTTGAGTGCGTGGAAACGTTTTGATTTGCATCGACAATTCTTTGTTGTAGACACCCTTTCAGCCACAGTACCAGCATCCGTTCGTGTTGATCAAAGGCAGCTGGACAAAGCGTCCCATCTACTTAACGGAAATCAGTGGACTAGCATTGAAGAAAACTATCTTTTGGAGTGGCTTGATCGCAAGTCAAAGTTTTTTAGTGTTAACTTGGCTAGCTCGGTAAATAAGACCCTCATTCAACGCCTGAACATGAGTAGTGAATTATGGATGAAATGCACGATACCGTCCTGCGAGGCCGTCTTTTGTCGTAGTCGTCATCCACAATGTCCTGAATGCTTGGATCAATCTCTCGCATAA